The sequence below is a genomic window from Actinomycetota bacterium.
GCAGAGATGTCCTGGATACTTGAAAATAATGTGATGACAAATCGTGAAATTCAGGCAATGGGAGGAAAGATATATAAAACATACCGTATTTATGACTATAAAATATACTAATTTAGATCATACTTTATTAACTAAAAAATAATATTCTGTAATTTTTTATTGGTAAAAGAGTGGTTTAAACGAAGAAATATAAAATATTTTAAAAATTGAGAAATTATAAATGAAAATAAGAAAATTAATATTTTATCATTGCGATGAGGAGGATCAAAATGTGTGAATTTTGCAACAAACATGGGGAGGGAAAGAAGTGGTACCTCCAAATGAAGAACTATGCGGACGAATTGTTCTATGAGGAACTTTCTTTCACCCAAAAGGAGATTGTTAAGGTCACAAAGCGCATCGAGCGGATAGATCGCTTCCTAGAGAACCTTTTGATGCCAGCGATCAGTGGTGTGTCCAAGATACAAGAAGAGTTACAAGGTGCGCCAGCATCTACCCAGCCTCCCAGGGTTCAACCCAGTGAGGATGAGATCGTGGCACATCGAAAGGTCGAGCAATTCGGTCAGGTACTGCCAATCGAGGACGTTGAAGAAGTGATAGATATGATCGACTCTATCACGAGATTTCCTTGTGGATGCCGGTTCATTACGACAGGGAAAACGGATAAACGATACTGTTTTGGCTTAGGGGCAGACAAATGGGGCATAATAGGCAAGTTTCCTGATGCCGCTTCATCCCTGGAGGTATTGGAAAGGGAAGAGGCTAAAAGAATCTTTCGCAAGTACGATGAGGAAGGGCTGATGCACAGTATTTGGACATGCATAACCCCTTATGTTATGGTCATATGTAACTGTGATCGTGATTGTATTCACTACAAGGAGTATATTGAGAAGAGAGGTGCCCCTTCTTTCTTCCGAGCAGAATACATCTGTAAAGTAGATTGGAACCTCTGCACGGGATGTAAGTCTTGTATGAGTCAATGTCAGTTCGGTGCCAAATTCTACTCCTCTACACTTTCCAAAGTCCATATAGATCCCACTAGGTGTTTCGGATGTGGTGTGTGTAGGGCAGCATGCCCAAATGAGGCTATCACGCTTGTTCCGAGACAAGAAGTTCCTGAGGCTGCCAATATTTGGCTAAGAAATACATCAAGATAAATCTCCTGAGTGAAAGCTGACTTGCTATATAGGGTAAGATGTCAACTTCATCCAATGGGCTATGGAGATGGTTATAACCTAGGTGAAAGTATGGAAGTTTAGAATTCAAGAGCTTAAGGAATATAACATTATGATGGGTCAAAGATTTTTGGTAAAACAGAGACAGGTATGTCTTACTTAGTGGAAGTAGATAAGTAGTGATCGTGAAAAATGCTTCAGCAAGAGAAAATAACAACGAACTTTGAGAGCTCACCCAACCGATTAAACCATCTTTTTTAGATGCTAAAGTTCCTAATTATCTAATCTTTCATTTAGTAATCTTAATATAAAGAAAATTATATTTAGATTTAATATTACAGGTGTTGGGTTTTGTAATGAGTATAATTAAAAAAAATCAAAGGTTTGGAATAAACGCTCTTATGCATTATGAAACATCAAAAAAACTATTATCAAAAGGCTATAAAGGTGCAGAGATGTCCTGGATACTTGAAAATAATGTGATGACAAATCGTGAAATTCAGGCAATGGGAGGAGAAATTTATAAAACATACCGTATTTATGACTACAATATATAATTACTTTTCTTTTTCTTATCTACTTCATTTCTATCTAACAAATCGAATATTAAATTCAATTAGAAAATGCAATTTCTATTTACTCTGCAGCTCCACCAATCATTAAACCAGCAATTGTTAAAATAAAAAGTAATAGAGGAATAATAAAGGTTATTATGAAGGTAAAAATTCCAAGCTTGTATGTTTTGTTACTTCCTTTTTTCTTTTTTAAAATTATGTTTAGGATTATTAAAGGAATCCCAAGAGGTATAGCAAAAATTGGATAACTAAGACCAAACCATATTTTTTGATAAAATTGAGCATTTCTAAACGCTCTACTATTAAACCCTTTTATGAATAAAATTATAAAAGCTAATAAACAAATAATTGAAAGCACAATTATCGCTATCTCAATTTTATTATATTTATCATTCATCATATTC
It includes:
- a CDS encoding N-acetyltransferase produces the protein CRVLAMGVLEKYRKLGISAIMHYETSKKLLSKGYKGAEMSWILENNVMTNREIQAMGGKIYKTYRIYDYKIY
- a CDS encoding 4Fe-4S binding protein; this encodes MCEFCNKHGEGKKWYLQMKNYADELFYEELSFTQKEIVKVTKRIERIDRFLENLLMPAISGVSKIQEELQGAPASTQPPRVQPSEDEIVAHRKVEQFGQVLPIEDVEEVIDMIDSITRFPCGCRFITTGKTDKRYCFGLGADKWGIIGKFPDAASSLEVLEREEAKRIFRKYDEEGLMHSIWTCITPYVMVICNCDRDCIHYKEYIEKRGAPSFFRAEYICKVDWNLCTGCKSCMSQCQFGAKFYSSTLSKVHIDPTRCFGCGVCRAACPNEAITLVPRQEVPEAANIWLRNTSR